One segment of Monomorium pharaonis isolate MP-MQ-018 chromosome 6, ASM1337386v2, whole genome shotgun sequence DNA contains the following:
- the LOC105840162 gene encoding uncharacterized Golgi apparatus membrane protein-like protein CG5021 isoform X4 translates to MDDDTIAFGEEEEAAQNASKLKHPYVTLFHLAFRIAAIIVYLLCGLFSNSFIASFVTVVLLLSMDFWTVKNITGRLMVGLRWWNYVDDDGKSHWIFESKKGAQQNRINAAEARIFWLALILCPLFWSMLFIAALFSFKFKWLLLVCIAIVLNGANLYGYVKCKMGNDQNISTATSDFIRKQVFQNVTSMMSRSPPTNNSNQPTNVI, encoded by the exons ATGGATGATGATACGATCGCTTTtggagaggaggaagaggctGCCCAGAATGCCAGCAAGCTTAA ACACCCATATGTTACGCTGTTTCACTTGGCCTTCAGGATAGCGGCTATAATAGTTTACTTGCTTTGCGGTTTGTTTTCAAATAGTTTTATAGCAAGCTTTGTAACAGTGGTACTACTTTTATCGATGGATTTTTGGACTGTTAAAAACATTACGGGGAGATTAATGGTTGGCCTTAGATGGTGGAATTATGTAGATGATGATGGCAAAAGTCATTGGATTTTTGAATCTAAAAAG GGTGCACAACAGAACCGCATTAATGCAGCAGAGGCGCGAATTTTTTGGTTAGCCCTGATCTTGTGCCCTCTTTTTTGGTCGATGCTATTTATTGCGGCATTATTTAGTTTCAAATTCAAATGGCTTTTACTCGTTTGCATCGCCATAGTTTTAAATGGTGCAAATCTGTATGGCtatgttaaatgtaaaatggGCAATGATCAGAACATTTCAACGGCCACAAGTGATTTCATCAGAAAAcaagtttttcaaaat GTTACTTCTATGATGTCCAGAAGTCCACCAACGAATAATTCCAATCAACCAACCAATGtaatatag
- the LOC105840162 gene encoding uncharacterized Golgi apparatus membrane protein-like protein CG5021 isoform X3, translating to MRVFLEVPLLMDDDTIAFGEEEEAAQNASKLKHPYVTLFHLAFRIAAIIVYLLCGLFSNSFIASFVTVVLLLSMDFWTVKNITGRLMVGLRWWNYVDDDGKSHWIFESKKGAQQNRINAAEARIFWLALILCPLFWSMLFIAALFSFKFKWLLLVCIAIVLNGANLYGYVKCKMGNDQNISTATSDFIRKQVFQNVTSMMSRSPPTNNSNQPTNVI from the exons ATGCGAGTGTTTCTTGAG GTACCTTTACTGATGGATGATGATACGATCGCTTTtggagaggaggaagaggctGCCCAGAATGCCAGCAAGCTTAA ACACCCATATGTTACGCTGTTTCACTTGGCCTTCAGGATAGCGGCTATAATAGTTTACTTGCTTTGCGGTTTGTTTTCAAATAGTTTTATAGCAAGCTTTGTAACAGTGGTACTACTTTTATCGATGGATTTTTGGACTGTTAAAAACATTACGGGGAGATTAATGGTTGGCCTTAGATGGTGGAATTATGTAGATGATGATGGCAAAAGTCATTGGATTTTTGAATCTAAAAAG GGTGCACAACAGAACCGCATTAATGCAGCAGAGGCGCGAATTTTTTGGTTAGCCCTGATCTTGTGCCCTCTTTTTTGGTCGATGCTATTTATTGCGGCATTATTTAGTTTCAAATTCAAATGGCTTTTACTCGTTTGCATCGCCATAGTTTTAAATGGTGCAAATCTGTATGGCtatgttaaatgtaaaatggGCAATGATCAGAACATTTCAACGGCCACAAGTGATTTCATCAGAAAAcaagtttttcaaaat GTTACTTCTATGATGTCCAGAAGTCCACCAACGAATAATTCCAATCAACCAACCAATGtaatatag
- the LOC105840162 gene encoding uncharacterized Golgi apparatus membrane protein-like protein CG5021 isoform X2 → MASATVPLLMDDDTIAFGEEEEAAQNASKLKHPYVTLFHLAFRIAAIIVYLLCGLFSNSFIASFVTVVLLLSMDFWTVKNITGRLMVGLRWWNYVDDDGKSHWIFESKKNRINAAEARIFWLALILCPLFWSMLFIAALFSFKFKWLLLVCIAIVLNGANLYGYVKCKMGNDQNISTATSDFIRKQVFQNVTSMMSRSPPTNNSNQPTNVI, encoded by the exons ATGGCGTCCGCAACG GTACCTTTACTGATGGATGATGATACGATCGCTTTtggagaggaggaagaggctGCCCAGAATGCCAGCAAGCTTAA ACACCCATATGTTACGCTGTTTCACTTGGCCTTCAGGATAGCGGCTATAATAGTTTACTTGCTTTGCGGTTTGTTTTCAAATAGTTTTATAGCAAGCTTTGTAACAGTGGTACTACTTTTATCGATGGATTTTTGGACTGTTAAAAACATTACGGGGAGATTAATGGTTGGCCTTAGATGGTGGAATTATGTAGATGATGATGGCAAAAGTCATTGGATTTTTGAATCTAAAAAG AACCGCATTAATGCAGCAGAGGCGCGAATTTTTTGGTTAGCCCTGATCTTGTGCCCTCTTTTTTGGTCGATGCTATTTATTGCGGCATTATTTAGTTTCAAATTCAAATGGCTTTTACTCGTTTGCATCGCCATAGTTTTAAATGGTGCAAATCTGTATGGCtatgttaaatgtaaaatggGCAATGATCAGAACATTTCAACGGCCACAAGTGATTTCATCAGAAAAcaagtttttcaaaat GTTACTTCTATGATGTCCAGAAGTCCACCAACGAATAATTCCAATCAACCAACCAATGtaatatag
- the LOC105840162 gene encoding uncharacterized Golgi apparatus membrane protein-like protein CG5021 isoform X1, which produces MASATVPLLMDDDTIAFGEEEEAAQNASKLKHPYVTLFHLAFRIAAIIVYLLCGLFSNSFIASFVTVVLLLSMDFWTVKNITGRLMVGLRWWNYVDDDGKSHWIFESKKGAQQNRINAAEARIFWLALILCPLFWSMLFIAALFSFKFKWLLLVCIAIVLNGANLYGYVKCKMGNDQNISTATSDFIRKQVFQNVTSMMSRSPPTNNSNQPTNVI; this is translated from the exons ATGGCGTCCGCAACG GTACCTTTACTGATGGATGATGATACGATCGCTTTtggagaggaggaagaggctGCCCAGAATGCCAGCAAGCTTAA ACACCCATATGTTACGCTGTTTCACTTGGCCTTCAGGATAGCGGCTATAATAGTTTACTTGCTTTGCGGTTTGTTTTCAAATAGTTTTATAGCAAGCTTTGTAACAGTGGTACTACTTTTATCGATGGATTTTTGGACTGTTAAAAACATTACGGGGAGATTAATGGTTGGCCTTAGATGGTGGAATTATGTAGATGATGATGGCAAAAGTCATTGGATTTTTGAATCTAAAAAG GGTGCACAACAGAACCGCATTAATGCAGCAGAGGCGCGAATTTTTTGGTTAGCCCTGATCTTGTGCCCTCTTTTTTGGTCGATGCTATTTATTGCGGCATTATTTAGTTTCAAATTCAAATGGCTTTTACTCGTTTGCATCGCCATAGTTTTAAATGGTGCAAATCTGTATGGCtatgttaaatgtaaaatggGCAATGATCAGAACATTTCAACGGCCACAAGTGATTTCATCAGAAAAcaagtttttcaaaat GTTACTTCTATGATGTCCAGAAGTCCACCAACGAATAATTCCAATCAACCAACCAATGtaatatag